The following DNA comes from Miscanthus floridulus cultivar M001 chromosome 5, ASM1932011v1, whole genome shotgun sequence.
gttaaagctttgcgctttgcttgggcatcggcaacgattggctggggggcatcgacacttgttggttgtgaagcttggacatctggtacgtttgccgatgtacccaattgttgctgcaaaacaagtgtaagagatgatatttaaccgataaaatgtaaagtcaagaggctacctctgaaggttcatcgaaagaagtggtgcttgatatcggtggaattgccgatgacgatccagtagcagctcttactccctgatgattaaggttaatatagtttgtgatcggcataagtaaaaataaacaagattgttaccttaaatgctttgaccaaggttgtagcagcagccgatggagtagccctggatgtagccaatttggacttggaggtgatggtcttggtacgaatcttctggtgggtcaaagcggctaaggtgggagcgttgtagccgatcggcgatgttggggaaacaggccggagattgaagggtttcccacttttgctcaccgatggtgctgggttgttaacctgttacaagaaaatcagttactgatatatgaagggaaaagcagaagggagttagaggaaacttaccgcgtcgtcaggaatggcatattcagggtcgatcatgtgccgatatgtgtgagcagaagttgcgaacagttgttctttccactctcgccaccattgcttatatgactcggtgatgaaagatattggtgtccaggtggatatatcaacatctgtagtatcggcatcgggggagagttgtactaccttattccaatctgttccgcaggtgattgtttccctgggtttgatcacatcggcaaagcagagtttgatggGCAGTTGCCCAAaggccaattggcgggatactgccgatgggttgtaaaattcatacgtaatgttggtgtttttcccgctgccgaatgtatttactggaattgctctgggagtgatgatagccatcatgagctcattatcttgattcagagtgtcatcggcaaagttgaaaagaagggggaatctgttttcttcgtcaatataaggcacccaggccctatgatcacgagaaagaccattgtagaagctttgaaagaatctgccgatttggtcttcgttggcttctgttccaggaaggacaattatggcttcaccaaaattgaggggtgagcgtgttgccaattcatcatccccaagcacatagtcttcagcaatttctcgtgggaattgttgagcaaaaaagtcccattgcaaacgtttgtgcatatgggcattcagccacatgttgataaaccaccacgggcctcccaagttgccgatgggttcgccaagcaaaagtttctgagacacttgatgaagaagatgataagtggagctcagaaggtatcggccaagaggaaaccttacgccattagccagaagttcagctgcagggaggaaggcgttggttggtcctactgatcgaccacagaagataaatttttctaaccacatattcaggaatgtggcatgttccctctggctaagtgtcccggtcttctggtattcttgaatatatcctgtccaaccgccgatgttgcgggtattcaccctatattcaggctttctaccataaatggagccttcatcggcagttgagatgtccaagccagtaagcatgtggatatcggcaagggtaggggtagctgggccatgtccaaacataaaagcgttggtcgtgtctgaccagaaataagcagctgcaattatcattgattcatttttctgcatatcggcaatagatagcctgatgcattggtctaaccttcgttctgcccagtatacttgcatcgatctattaaccctcaagtaccaatctttccaccctttggtggttttgggccaagatcggaatgtgtctttccacaaattcagagagaaattttgggctctaaaggggattctgttaacttcTGCATTGAttagatcggttggatctgggttgcccattggtccaaggcattggacgtgcggctgatcggttgggataactaatttgttgcgcagttcctaaagtTATAGAATCCAaagaacagaagaaaggaaaaatcaccaactgaatgaatttgcaaaaggatcaaagtaaaaggtaatggaagtagagcgaaccgcggggacgtcgaagttggtggccattgtcttgaggaaggtggaggtacgagccggagacttgaggttaacgccggagaagggttcttgttggttgaggtcgcgcagttggtcgtcggagtcgccgccggagagagagaatgctaaggattggaggctgaagatagaaaatgagggttccggagaaatctatttataagccgcccggaataagggtattttggacttatctctatgtcgcgcgcacataggtcaaggcggttcagatggatatggtaactgttcgcgcgataatcaggggattgtacagatgagttgacgacaagtaatcatgacttggaagggatatcgatacaggatattttaattctgaaaatggcagcattatcatgttaagatcttgccgatgggttattgtttcggtatcttaaccataatcaaggcaagcgttatctggagtaaatttcggagcattaatggttttatactccgaaattggggggcatgtgttgacaccgttttttgcacgtatcAAAATAGtcggagtgggctaatcggcaaggggaaagttattgaatacttggatagccgatgaaagccagcttgtaaagatggttgccgatagctggtgatggtcgatggaaaggttgatttggactcgggcgttgccgatgaggttggaggtgttgttgtcgatgccgatgaaacagggagtatgccgatgaagggaggcttgaaggttactgccgatgaaacagggagtatgccgatgaaggaaaacttgaagactactgccgatgaaatagggagtatgccgatgggaaggagaacggtgagatttccatcgtaattgaggcggacagggaaataggtagaagttgatttccttttctatattagttagagtatgattcatgtaagagtcacgtgtttccttagatatgggattggtgtcctagttgtgtttggttgtgtctctttagatcagggtataaatatggagtaaggggcaatgtaatagagatatcaatcaatatcaaaaccaatttttactcctatttgcatctacttacttttcggcgacttcgtcaatttgcatatttttccctttttacgagttctcattgattcggcgagttgcattgcttcagtgcgaccttcgacgattctcgagttccgcgtgagtacctcttggccgtgacttccgggcgtatcgctgttgtcaggaccaaagtgctcgtatcttcatccttgtcgattaacaggtcaaatcgactggcacgctttggatatcgattcgggtattagccctttgtgtttgcagatccactttttgcATCAAC
Coding sequences within:
- the LOC136454627 gene encoding uncharacterized protein codes for the protein MGNPDPTDLINAEVNRIPFRAQNFSLNLWKDTFRSWPKTTKGWKDWYLRVNRSMQVYWAERRLDQCIRLSIADMQKNESMIIAAAYFWSDTTNAFMFGHGPATPTLADIHMLTGLDISTADEGSIYGRKPEYRVNTRNIGGWTGYIQEYQKTGTLSQREHATFLNMWLEKFIFCGRSVGPTNAFLPAAELLANGVRFPLGRYLLSSTYHLLHQVSQKLLLGEPIGNLGGPWWFINMWLNAHMHKRLQWDFFAQQFPREIAEDYVLGDDELATRSPLNFGEAIIVLPGTEANEDQIGRFFQSFYNGLSRDHRAWVPYIDEENRFPLLFNFADDTLNQDNELMMAIITPRAIPVNTFGSGKNTNITYEFYNPSAVSRQLAFGQLPIKLCFADVIKPRETITCGTDWNKVVQLSPDADTTDVDISTWTPISFITESYKQWWREWKEQLFATSAHTYRHMIDPEYAIPDDAVNNPAPSVSKSGKPFNLRPVSPTSPIGYNAPTLAALTHQKIRTKTITSKSKLATSRATPSAAATTLVKAFKGVRAATGSSSAIPPISSTTSFDEPSEQQLGTSANVPDVQASQPTSVDAPQPIVADAQAKRKALTDTEAQPKRQRSMPIPTSAPMSLAIIPQEPTTDEVTEDIPSASSADPPHDIL